One stretch of Streptomyces agglomeratus DNA includes these proteins:
- a CDS encoding VOC family protein: MLSTDFVTGSLNWLDLGSPDTSAAAVFYAGVFDWDFLSAGPEAGGYGFFQRDGRTVAALGPLTEAGANSAWTVYFQTPDADATVKTAEQNGGVVRVEAFDVMNAGRMACLTDPGGAEFAVWQPTAVKGLEKTSENNTLCWAELHIADPAAALRFYGALFAWRAREMDAPGMPYTVLSTAEGDQQDVSFGGVAPLRDASEESRWIPYFAVEDTDETVTRAQANGGSVVMPAADIPDVGRITWLADPFGATFAVLRPAPPAATAA, translated from the coding sequence ATGCTCAGCACCGACTTCGTCACCGGGTCCCTCAACTGGCTCGACCTCGGCAGTCCCGACACCTCGGCCGCCGCGGTCTTCTACGCCGGCGTGTTCGACTGGGACTTCCTGTCGGCGGGCCCCGAGGCCGGTGGTTACGGGTTCTTCCAGCGGGACGGCAGGACGGTCGCCGCGCTCGGCCCCCTGACGGAGGCGGGGGCGAACTCCGCGTGGACGGTGTACTTCCAGACGCCCGACGCCGATGCCACGGTCAAGACGGCCGAGCAGAACGGCGGGGTCGTTCGCGTCGAGGCGTTCGACGTCATGAACGCCGGCCGGATGGCCTGTCTCACCGACCCGGGCGGCGCCGAGTTCGCCGTATGGCAGCCGACCGCCGTCAAGGGGCTGGAGAAGACCTCCGAAAACAACACCCTGTGCTGGGCCGAGCTGCACATCGCCGATCCGGCGGCCGCCCTGCGCTTCTACGGCGCGCTGTTCGCCTGGCGCGCGCGGGAGATGGACGCGCCGGGCATGCCGTACACGGTGCTCTCCACCGCCGAAGGCGACCAGCAGGACGTCTCGTTCGGCGGTGTCGCCCCGTTGCGCGACGCGTCCGAGGAGTCGCGCTGGATTCCGTACTTCGCGGTGGAGGACACGGACGAGACCGTCACCAGGGCGCAGGCGAACGGGGGTTCGGTGGTCATGCCCGCGGCGGACATCCCGGACGTCGGCAGGATCACCTGGCTCGCCGACCCGTTCGGCGCGACCTTCGCGGTGCTCAGGCCCGCGCCTCCAGCGGCTACCGCGGCCTGA
- a CDS encoding DUF2087 domain-containing protein — protein MSDNETHGSHGVASLFSHGRLTAIPRKANRREQLLVHLARTLFEPDRAYSEREVNEALLTVHEDSAALRRHLVVAGLLTRPRDGSSYRRAEVRPR, from the coding sequence ATGTCGGACAACGAGACCCACGGGTCGCACGGGGTGGCTTCCCTCTTCTCCCACGGGCGCCTGACGGCGATCCCCCGCAAGGCGAACCGCCGCGAGCAGCTGCTCGTACACCTCGCGCGGACGCTGTTCGAGCCGGACCGCGCCTACAGCGAGCGCGAGGTCAACGAAGCCCTGCTCACGGTGCACGAGGACTCCGCGGCGCTGCGTCGCCACCTGGTCGTGGCCGGCCTGCTGACGCGCCCCCGGGACGGCAGCAGCTACCGGCGTGCCGAGGTCAGGCCGCGGTAG
- a CDS encoding cold-shock protein, whose product MATGTVKWFNADKGFGFIEQDGGGPDVFVHFSAIQSTGFKELQEGDKVEFEVTQGPKGPQAEQVTVR is encoded by the coding sequence ATGGCAACAGGCACTGTGAAGTGGTTCAACGCGGACAAGGGCTTCGGGTTCATCGAGCAGGACGGGGGCGGCCCCGACGTGTTCGTCCACTTCTCCGCCATCCAGTCCACGGGCTTCAAGGAGCTCCAGGAGGGTGACAAGGTCGAATTCGAGGTCACCCAGGGCCCCAAGGGACCGCAGGCGGAGCAGGTCACCGTCAGGTAG
- a CDS encoding ArsR/SmtB family transcription factor: MMTSAGTELIRVLADPLRLQIVTLLAHETLCTTHLVEETGAKQTNLSNHLRVLREAGVVETEPCGRFTYYKLHADFLDALAASFADLAATARTTAATDRKRAC; encoded by the coding sequence ATGATGACGTCAGCCGGCACTGAACTGATCCGCGTGCTCGCGGATCCGCTCAGGCTCCAGATCGTGACGCTGCTCGCCCACGAGACCCTGTGCACCACCCACCTGGTGGAGGAGACGGGCGCGAAGCAGACCAACCTCTCCAACCATCTGCGAGTCCTGCGCGAGGCGGGTGTGGTCGAGACCGAGCCCTGTGGCCGGTTCACCTACTACAAGCTGCACGCCGACTTCCTCGACGCCCTCGCCGCGTCCTTCGCCGACCTGGCCGCCACGGCCCGCACGACGGCCGCCACCGACCGGAAGCGCGCCTGCTGA
- the arsB gene encoding ACR3 family arsenite efflux transporter — translation MTTPATTPAAPAAPDDASIVAKLSTLDRFLAVWILLAMALGLGLGRLIPGLNDALTEVEIGGVSLPIAAGLLVMMYPVLAKVRYDRLDAVTGDKRLMVSSLVINWIAGPAVMFALAWIFLPDLPEYRTGLIVVGLARCIAMVIIWNDLACGDREAAAVLVALNSVFQVVAFGVLGWFYLDLLPGWLGLGAGEHLGISTGKITLNVVIFLGVPLLAGFLTRRIGERKLGRERYESRFLPKIGPWALYGLLFTIVILFALQGKTITSQPLAVVRIAVPLLVYFALMWFGTFALGKAIGLAYDRTATLAFTAAGNNFELAIAVAIATFGVTSGQALSGVVGPLIEVPVLIALVYVSLAWRKKFTATAAATPGHDG, via the coding sequence ATGACGACGCCCGCCACCACGCCGGCAGCCCCGGCGGCGCCCGACGACGCCTCGATCGTCGCCAAGCTGTCGACCCTGGACCGCTTCCTGGCCGTATGGATCCTGCTCGCCATGGCGCTCGGCCTCGGCCTCGGCCGTCTGATCCCCGGACTGAACGACGCCCTGACCGAGGTGGAGATCGGCGGCGTCTCGCTGCCCATCGCCGCCGGCCTGCTGGTCATGATGTATCCGGTCCTGGCGAAGGTCCGCTACGACAGACTCGACGCGGTCACGGGCGACAAGCGGCTGATGGTCTCCTCGCTCGTCATCAACTGGATCGCCGGACCGGCGGTCATGTTCGCGCTGGCCTGGATCTTCCTGCCCGACCTGCCCGAATACCGCACAGGTCTGATCGTCGTCGGCCTCGCCCGCTGCATCGCCATGGTCATCATCTGGAACGATCTGGCCTGTGGCGACCGGGAGGCCGCCGCCGTCCTGGTCGCGCTCAACTCGGTCTTCCAGGTCGTCGCCTTCGGTGTCCTCGGCTGGTTCTACCTCGACCTGCTGCCCGGCTGGCTGGGCCTCGGCGCGGGCGAGCACCTCGGCATCTCGACGGGGAAGATCACCCTCAACGTCGTCATCTTCCTGGGCGTCCCACTGCTGGCAGGCTTCCTCACCCGGCGCATCGGCGAACGGAAGCTGGGCCGCGAGCGGTACGAGTCACGGTTCCTGCCGAAGATCGGCCCCTGGGCGCTGTACGGCCTGCTCTTCACGATCGTGATCCTCTTCGCCCTCCAGGGAAAGACGATCACCTCGCAGCCGCTGGCCGTCGTCCGCATCGCGGTCCCGCTGCTCGTGTACTTCGCCCTGATGTGGTTCGGCACGTTCGCGCTCGGCAAGGCCATCGGTCTCGCGTACGACCGGACCGCGACCCTCGCCTTCACGGCGGCGGGCAACAACTTCGAGCTGGCGATCGCCGTCGCCATCGCCACCTTCGGCGTGACGTCGGGTCAGGCCCTGTCCGGCGTCGTCGGCCCGCTCATCGAAGTCCCGGTGCTCATCGCGCTCGTGTACGTGTCGCTGGCCTGGCGGAAGAAGTTCACGGCCACGGCCGCCGCCACCCCGGGCCACGACGGCTGA
- a CDS encoding dihydrolipoyl dehydrogenase family protein codes for MTNAADAVDEAQYDVVVVGAGPVGENVADRARAAGLTTAVVENELIGGECSYWACMPSKALLRPVTARADARRVPGLRGSVQGPLDVAEVFAHRDYYASNWKDDGQVSWLESIGVDIHRGRGRLTGPRRVTVEAPSGERYTLTARHAVVVCTGSRAVVPDLPGVAGANPWTSRDATSAAKVPGRLVVVGGGVVAAEMATAWQALGSRVTVLVRGKGLLAKMEPFAGELIAEALTEAGATVRTGTSVAAVERREGGSGPVTVVLEDGDRIEADEILFATGRAPRTDDIGLDTVGLKPGSWLEVDESCRVGGTDWLYGVGDVNHRALMTHEGKYQARVAGAAIAARAQGEPLDTARWGAHSATADHAAVPQVVFTDPEAAAVGLTLAEAEATGRRVRAVDYDMASVSGSGLYADGYRGHARMVVDLDRETVLGVTFVGPGVAELLHSATVAVAGEVPIARLWHAVPAYPTISEVWLRLLETYRG; via the coding sequence ATGACGAATGCAGCGGACGCGGTCGACGAGGCGCAGTACGACGTCGTGGTGGTCGGAGCCGGACCGGTCGGGGAGAACGTGGCCGACCGTGCCCGGGCGGCCGGACTGACGACGGCGGTGGTGGAGAACGAACTGATCGGTGGCGAGTGTTCCTACTGGGCCTGCATGCCCAGCAAGGCGCTGCTGCGCCCGGTGACCGCACGCGCCGACGCGCGCCGCGTGCCCGGACTGCGCGGATCGGTGCAGGGCCCGCTCGACGTGGCCGAGGTCTTCGCCCACCGCGACTACTACGCGTCGAACTGGAAGGACGACGGCCAGGTGAGCTGGCTGGAGTCGATCGGTGTGGACATCCACCGGGGCAGGGGCCGGCTGACGGGTCCCAGGCGGGTCACCGTCGAAGCCCCGTCGGGCGAGCGGTACACCCTGACGGCGCGGCACGCGGTCGTAGTGTGCACCGGCAGCCGCGCCGTCGTGCCCGACCTTCCCGGAGTGGCCGGGGCGAACCCCTGGACCAGCCGTGACGCGACCAGCGCCGCCAAGGTGCCCGGCCGGCTCGTGGTGGTCGGCGGGGGAGTGGTCGCCGCGGAGATGGCGACCGCCTGGCAGGCGCTCGGCTCGCGGGTCACCGTGCTCGTACGCGGAAAGGGCCTCCTCGCCAAGATGGAGCCGTTCGCGGGCGAGCTGATCGCCGAGGCCCTCACGGAAGCCGGTGCCACCGTACGGACCGGAACCTCCGTCGCGGCCGTGGAGCGGCGCGAGGGCGGCAGCGGTCCGGTCACCGTCGTCCTCGAAGACGGCGACCGCATCGAGGCCGACGAGATTCTCTTCGCCACCGGCCGCGCCCCGCGCACCGACGACATCGGGCTCGACACGGTCGGCCTGAAGCCCGGCTCCTGGCTGGAGGTCGACGAGAGCTGCCGCGTCGGCGGCACGGACTGGCTGTACGGCGTCGGCGACGTCAACCACCGGGCGCTGATGACCCACGAGGGCAAGTACCAGGCGCGCGTCGCCGGCGCCGCCATCGCCGCCAGGGCCCAGGGCGAGCCGCTGGACACCGCCCGCTGGGGCGCCCACTCCGCCACGGCCGACCACGCCGCCGTACCGCAGGTGGTCTTCACCGACCCCGAGGCCGCCGCCGTCGGCCTCACCCTCGCCGAGGCCGAGGCGACGGGCCGCCGGGTGCGGGCCGTCGACTACGACATGGCGTCGGTCTCGGGCTCCGGCCTGTACGCCGACGGCTACCGTGGCCACGCCCGCATGGTCGTGGACCTCGACCGCGAAACCGTACTCGGCGTCACCTTCGTGGGGCCGGGCGTCGCCGAACTCCTGCACTCCGCCACGGTGGCGGTGGCCGGCGAGGTGCCGATCGCCCGCCTGTGGCACGCGGTTCCGGCGTACCCGACGATTAGCGAGGTATGGCTGCGCCTCCTGGAGACCTACCGCGGCTGA
- the trxA gene encoding thioredoxin: MATVELTKENFDQVVSENDFILIDFWASWCGPCRQFAPVFDAASERHDDLVFAKVDTEAQQELAAAFEIRSIPTLMIVRENVAVFAQPGALPEAALEDVIGQARKLDMDEVRKSVEDAKAAQGAQDIQEAG, encoded by the coding sequence ATGGCCACCGTCGAGCTCACCAAGGAAAACTTCGATCAGGTTGTGTCCGAGAACGACTTCATCCTGATCGATTTTTGGGCTTCCTGGTGTGGCCCCTGTCGGCAGTTCGCTCCCGTCTTCGACGCCGCGTCCGAGCGTCACGACGACCTTGTCTTCGCCAAGGTCGACACCGAGGCACAGCAGGAGCTGGCCGCGGCCTTCGAGATCCGCTCCATCCCGACGCTCATGATCGTGCGCGAGAACGTGGCGGTGTTCGCCCAGCCCGGCGCGCTGCCCGAGGCGGCGCTCGAGGACGTCATCGGGCAGGCCCGCAAGCTCGACATGGACGAGGTCCGCAAGTCGGTCGAGGACGCGAAGGCCGCGCAGGGCGCGCAGGACATCCAGGAAGCGGGCTAG